The Euzebyales bacterium genome segment CAGCGTGACCGGACGGCCCGACCAGGTCGTGGCGTGCTCGGTGCGGTCGCGGGTGACGCCCGGCTTCTGCTCGGTGATGGCCGCGCGCCGGCCGATCAGGCGGTTGACCAGCGTCGACTTGCCCACGTTGGGGCGCCCGACCACCGCGACGACGGGGACGGAGGCGGTCGTCGGTGGCGCGGTCGACTCAGCCATGGCGGTGCAGCAGCGCGACGACGCGGTCGACGACCGCGACGATGCCCAGGTCGCCGGTGTCGATCTCGACGGCGTCGCCCGCCCGGTAGGTGTTGTCCCGGTCGGCCTGGTCGCGCGACGCCAGACGATCGCCGATCTGGCTGATCTGCGCGGCGTCGGCGGTGCCCTGCTGCGCCGCACGGCGGGCGGCGCGCACCGGTGCGGGTGCGGTCAGCCACACCTTCAGCGTGGCGTCGGGCACGACGACCGTCGCGGCGTCACGACCCTCGACCACCGCCCCACGAGCGCCGGCCGCCGCCCGTTGCAGCTCGACCAGGTGCGCCCGCACCCGTGGGTGGGCGGCGAT includes the following:
- the cmk gene encoding (d)CMP kinase, with amino-acid sequence MSTVIAIDGPAGSGKSTIARALAERLAIPHVDTGAYYRAATLAVLRADEDPTDEAAVLAVLARSHVERKDDRTLLNGSDVEDAIRTAAVDADVSAIAAHPRVRAHLVELQRAAAGARGAVVEGRDAATVVVPDATLKVWLTAPAPVRAARRAAQQGTADAAQISQIGDRLASRDQADRDNTYRAGDAVEIDTGDLGIVAVVDRVVALLHRHG